A genomic segment from Chitinophaga niabensis encodes:
- a CDS encoding baseplate J/gp47 family protein: protein MTPHINVHLRDGASQLQRLMAELQDGFVKVDERSLEELLTFAKQYAKSVLYFDHLPPNVNKVNGDWTDFFNFDPKQLLEQLSTRDNIEPHLALYLTFLQLIQTLQEQANGFTQNHLDFYYRNVLNLQPLKGRADEVHVVFELARTATEQFLAAGTTLDGGKDDTGTKRLYKLDNDIVVNTALITDLRSTYVPEDKVDEVHYANVANSQDGLGGKLPPEDQSWSAFGREADTDRKLPALPVQKTGFALASQVLEMKEGDRIVTVEITLAIDSSFNLTEANKLGANALEIFYSGEKGWIGPNAATLKFSAITGSTQRVKMEITDGGLNRSVPAVTAYNAALLGKDFNTQQPLMQVLFTQTTSGKLRKMLLKSTVVNTRMKVAVNGVTTLQLQNDMGLLDPKKAFMPFGPIPVKGASFYVGYEEVLQKNIDQFSFDVSWQGAPESFRAHYDNYFERDALYRIAARSINTDIRIAGSVLNDSLTVLNDNNPISNNDYFTAKIAVKGQSNNINTKLFGNNATEDVRWPLGGAPAATSIPSSYKILSNTFKSYYTDQKLVLASPNFYSYSNVGLGISNWWKLPLLNLVNPVKPVDTTKGFARITLDKDFFHKKYPGVFATRMREEVPEDQLPLEPYTPLIKTFSLNYTASTSVVNVNDINFSAFNTRELQFFHADVFGVAEQHGYLKDNFNKLLKLNNTNVFLLPQHPVGGAFYIGLDKVEYGQSVSCLFQLAEGSADPEADTQDVQWSILCSNEWRSFRPEELLMDHTNHLLRSGIIKWAIPAEASKDNTLFPAGKLWIRGQVKDPMAVCRFIQLHTQAVKATFVQGTGTAVMNVLAAGTISKLSDKLASIKKVEQPYGSDNGQLPENNVQFQTRVSERLRHKQRAVMAWDYERMVLQQFPEVYKVKCLQHSAAGTDSCCAGQSPGHVAIIVVPDLRNRNAINPLEPKVSKDTLVSIQDYLQAHTGMFVTLHVENPHYEKVILDFKVRFKTLGDTGYYKKLLNEEIKQFLSPWAFSASKDIAFGGAARKSVLLNFIDGRDYVDFVTDCNMYHQVGNKKSGNVNEIIVSDPRAILVSGNAHTINDYTLQDVCT from the coding sequence ATGACCCCACACATCAATGTTCATTTAAGGGATGGCGCCAGCCAGTTGCAACGCCTGATGGCTGAGTTGCAGGATGGCTTCGTGAAAGTGGATGAACGCAGCCTGGAAGAACTGCTGACCTTCGCCAAGCAATACGCAAAGTCTGTATTGTACTTTGATCACCTGCCACCTAATGTAAACAAAGTGAATGGCGACTGGACGGATTTCTTCAACTTCGACCCCAAACAATTACTGGAACAATTATCCACCAGGGATAATATTGAACCTCACCTGGCATTATACCTTACTTTCCTTCAACTTATACAAACCTTACAGGAACAGGCGAATGGCTTCACACAGAACCATCTTGATTTCTATTACCGTAATGTACTGAACCTGCAACCACTCAAAGGCCGTGCAGACGAAGTACATGTAGTGTTTGAGCTGGCCCGCACTGCCACAGAACAATTCCTGGCAGCCGGCACCACGCTGGATGGCGGGAAAGATGATACCGGTACCAAACGCCTGTACAAACTGGATAACGACATTGTTGTAAACACAGCGCTTATCACCGACCTACGTTCCACCTATGTGCCGGAAGACAAAGTGGATGAAGTGCATTATGCCAATGTAGCGAACAGCCAGGACGGCCTTGGTGGAAAATTGCCACCTGAAGATCAATCCTGGTCGGCTTTTGGAAGGGAAGCAGATACAGACAGAAAACTGCCCGCATTACCTGTACAGAAAACGGGCTTTGCATTGGCTTCGCAGGTATTGGAAATGAAGGAAGGAGACCGTATTGTAACAGTGGAGATCACGCTGGCAATAGACAGTAGTTTCAATCTTACCGAAGCCAATAAGTTAGGCGCTAACGCACTGGAAATATTCTATAGTGGGGAGAAAGGCTGGATAGGCCCTAATGCCGCTACGCTCAAATTCTCCGCCATTACCGGCAGCACACAGCGTGTGAAAATGGAGATAACAGACGGAGGGCTGAATAGATCAGTACCTGCAGTAACCGCATATAATGCGGCCTTATTAGGGAAAGACTTTAATACCCAGCAACCACTCATGCAGGTATTGTTCACGCAAACCACTTCCGGCAAACTGCGTAAGATGCTGCTGAAGTCCACCGTGGTGAATACGCGCATGAAAGTAGCCGTGAATGGTGTTACTACTTTGCAGTTGCAGAATGATATGGGATTGCTGGACCCTAAAAAGGCTTTCATGCCCTTTGGCCCTATCCCTGTGAAAGGTGCTTCATTCTACGTGGGCTATGAAGAAGTATTGCAGAAGAACATCGATCAGTTCTCTTTTGATGTAAGCTGGCAGGGTGCCCCGGAAAGTTTCCGCGCGCATTACGACAATTACTTTGAGCGGGACGCGCTATACAGGATAGCGGCCCGCAGTATCAATACGGATATCCGTATTGCAGGAAGTGTTTTGAATGACAGCCTCACGGTATTAAACGATAATAACCCTATCAGCAATAATGACTACTTCACTGCTAAGATTGCCGTGAAGGGGCAGTCGAATAACATCAATACAAAACTATTCGGCAACAATGCTACAGAAGATGTACGCTGGCCTTTGGGTGGGGCGCCTGCTGCTACCAGCATTCCTTCCAGTTATAAAATACTGAGCAATACCTTTAAGAGTTATTATACAGATCAGAAGCTGGTACTGGCCAGCCCCAATTTCTATTCTTACAGCAATGTGGGATTAGGGATCAGCAATTGGTGGAAGCTGCCGCTATTGAACCTGGTGAACCCCGTTAAACCCGTTGATACTACAAAAGGTTTTGCGAGGATCACGCTGGACAAAGATTTCTTCCATAAAAAATATCCCGGCGTATTTGCTACGCGGATGCGGGAAGAAGTGCCGGAAGATCAACTGCCGCTGGAACCTTATACCCCATTGATCAAAACATTCTCCCTGAATTACACGGCTTCTACCAGCGTAGTGAATGTGAACGATATCAACTTCTCTGCTTTTAATACCCGCGAATTGCAGTTCTTCCATGCAGATGTTTTTGGGGTGGCAGAACAACACGGTTATCTCAAAGATAATTTCAACAAGCTGCTGAAGCTGAACAACACCAATGTATTCCTCTTACCACAACACCCTGTAGGAGGCGCTTTCTACATTGGGCTGGATAAAGTGGAATATGGCCAGAGTGTGAGTTGTTTGTTCCAGCTGGCGGAAGGCAGCGCCGATCCTGAAGCAGATACGCAGGATGTGCAATGGAGCATCCTCTGCAGTAATGAATGGCGGAGCTTCCGGCCGGAAGAATTGCTGATGGACCATACCAATCACCTTTTACGCTCAGGTATCATTAAATGGGCTATCCCTGCAGAAGCATCAAAAGACAATACATTGTTCCCTGCGGGAAAGCTCTGGATCCGCGGACAGGTAAAAGATCCCATGGCCGTATGCCGTTTTATCCAGCTGCATACACAGGCAGTGAAAGCTACTTTTGTGCAGGGGACCGGTACTGCCGTAATGAATGTACTGGCTGCCGGTACCATCTCCAAACTCAGCGATAAACTGGCTTCCATTAAAAAAGTAGAGCAACCTTATGGATCTGATAACGGGCAATTGCCCGAAAACAATGTGCAGTTTCAGACACGCGTGAGCGAAAGGCTGCGGCATAAGCAACGTGCCGTAATGGCATGGGATTATGAAAGAATGGTATTGCAGCAGTTCCCGGAAGTATATAAAGTGAAATGTTTGCAGCATAGCGCTGCGGGAACTGATTCCTGCTGTGCAGGACAGTCCCCGGGGCATGTGGCCATTATTGTGGTACCTGACCTCCGTAACAGGAATGCCATCAATCCCCTGGAACCTAAGGTGAGCAAGGATACGCTGGTGAGCATACAGGATTATTTACAGGCACATACGGGCATGTTTGTAACCCTGCATGTAGAGAACCCGCATTATGAAAAGGTGATCCTTGATTTTAAGGTGCGTTTTAAAACCCTGGGAGATACCGGTTATTACAAGAAGTTACTGAACGAAGAGATCAAACAGTTCCTGAGCCCCTGGGCATTTTCCGCTTCTAAGGATATTGCCTTTGGTGGTGCTGCCCGCAAAAGCGTGCTGCTCAATTTTATTGATGGCAGGGATTATGTGGATTTTGTGACGGACTGTAATATGTACCACCAGGTAGGTAATAAAAAGAGCGGTAATGTAAATGAGATCATCGTATCTGATCCCAGGGCCATCCTGGTATCCGGTAATGCGCATACTATCAACGATTACACCCTTCAAGACGTTTGCACATGA
- a CDS encoding GPW/gp25 family protein: MNKPFLGRGWSFPPVFEKGTQQVKMLEGEEDIHSSLDVLLSTMLGERVMQPRFGCDMKDLLFESVNVSLKSIMVDRVKTALLYYEPRIEVLKINLVAERELEGLIQIEVEYKVRTTNNRMNYVFPFYRIEGTEIKNTTPIEKTA; this comes from the coding sequence ATGAACAAACCTTTTCTCGGCAGGGGATGGAGTTTTCCCCCGGTATTTGAAAAAGGCACGCAGCAGGTGAAAATGCTGGAAGGTGAAGAAGACATTCACAGCAGCCTGGATGTATTACTTTCTACCATGCTGGGAGAAAGAGTCATGCAGCCACGTTTTGGATGTGATATGAAAGACCTGCTGTTTGAATCTGTTAATGTGAGCCTCAAATCCATTATGGTAGACCGTGTGAAAACAGCCCTGCTCTATTATGAACCCCGCATAGAAGTACTGAAGATAAACCTGGTAGCAGAGCGTGAGCTGGAAGGACTGATCCAGATCGAAGTGGAATATAAAGTGCGTACCACCAATAACCGTATGAACTATGTATTCCCCTTCTACAGGATAGAAGGCACTGAGATCAAAAACACAACCCCAATAGAAAAAACCGCGTAG
- a CDS encoding PAAR domain-containing protein, with the protein MGQPAARASDMHVCPMVTGTVPHVGGPILPPGCPTVLIGGMPAARVGDMAVCTGPPDTIAAGSGTVLIGGMPAARMGDSTAHGGTIILGCFTVLIG; encoded by the coding sequence ATGGGACAACCCGCAGCAAGAGCATCAGATATGCATGTTTGCCCAATGGTAACCGGAACGGTTCCTCATGTTGGCGGCCCTATACTGCCACCAGGATGCCCCACTGTACTGATCGGCGGAATGCCTGCGGCGAGAGTAGGAGATATGGCTGTTTGCACAGGCCCCCCTGATACCATCGCTGCCGGTTCCGGCACTGTGCTGATCGGTGGCATGCCTGCAGCCAGGATGGGAGATTCCACTGCACATGGCGGAACAATTATTTTAGGATGTTTTACCGTTTTGATAGGATAA
- the vgrG gene encoding type VI secretion system tip protein VgrG: MPLSRTLPVADATLVSFIIKVNGSEISNTYVVTGISVYREANRIPRAVIQVMDGSAAESDFPVSNEEVFVPGNEIDIQAGYNAKNETIFKGLIVKHSLKIRGDRSPVLTIECMDKAAKLTLSRRNKYYAEVKDSEVIEELASAAALDPDIEATTVKHKELVQYYCTDWDFIVTRAESNGKLCFVEDGKLLVKKPDMSQPPALDLVFGATIMELDAEMDARHQVTGVETVGWDPAEQQLITTTGAEPGLTEQGNISSADLADVFKTDPYHLQHGGSMPEDELQAWADAQLLKNRLAKIRGRARLMGNAIIKPGMVAQLGGVGERFNGKVYVTGVRHELQEGAWNMDIQFGLAPQWFATQPDVTHASASAVIPGIKGLHTGIVTDLEDPDGGFRVKVKLPEISADEEGTWARMASFYAGNNRTAFFRPEIEDEVIVGFLHEDPNFPVILGSLHSAKNVSPEEHSNDNFRKIIFTASELKMTFDDEKKSFTVETPGGKKISIDDDGKIIKVEDENGNKMTMESSAIKIESAGDLELKAAKEIKLTAPNITVKADAALEVEGGASAKVGSSGTCTIKGSLVQIN, from the coding sequence GTGCCACTAAGCAGAACATTACCGGTCGCAGACGCCACGCTTGTTTCGTTCATCATTAAAGTGAATGGATCGGAGATCTCCAATACCTATGTGGTAACGGGCATTTCAGTATACCGCGAAGCAAACCGCATCCCGCGTGCGGTGATCCAGGTAATGGATGGCAGCGCGGCAGAAAGCGATTTCCCGGTAAGTAATGAAGAGGTATTTGTTCCCGGTAATGAAATAGATATACAAGCCGGATACAATGCAAAGAACGAAACGATCTTTAAAGGACTGATCGTAAAACACAGCCTGAAGATCAGGGGAGACAGATCGCCGGTGCTAACGATAGAATGCATGGATAAAGCCGCTAAACTTACCCTCAGCCGCAGGAATAAATACTATGCGGAAGTGAAGGACAGCGAAGTGATAGAGGAACTGGCCTCCGCCGCAGCACTGGACCCTGATATTGAAGCTACTACCGTTAAACACAAAGAACTTGTACAATACTATTGCACGGATTGGGACTTTATCGTTACCCGCGCAGAGTCCAATGGCAAACTGTGTTTTGTGGAAGATGGCAAACTGCTGGTGAAGAAACCGGACATGAGCCAGCCTCCGGCATTGGACCTTGTATTTGGTGCCACCATCATGGAACTGGATGCCGAAATGGATGCCCGCCACCAGGTAACAGGCGTGGAAACAGTTGGCTGGGACCCCGCAGAGCAACAACTCATTACTACCACCGGTGCAGAACCGGGGCTTACAGAACAGGGCAATATCAGCAGTGCCGATCTGGCCGATGTATTTAAAACAGACCCCTATCATTTGCAGCATGGAGGCAGCATGCCGGAAGATGAACTGCAGGCCTGGGCAGATGCACAACTGCTGAAGAACAGGCTCGCCAAGATCCGTGGCCGCGCAAGGCTCATGGGGAATGCGATCATAAAACCCGGAATGGTAGCACAACTGGGCGGCGTTGGAGAGCGCTTTAACGGAAAAGTATATGTAACCGGTGTACGCCACGAATTACAGGAGGGTGCCTGGAATATGGACATCCAGTTTGGCCTGGCACCGCAATGGTTTGCCACACAACCGGATGTTACACATGCTTCCGCCAGTGCCGTGATCCCCGGTATCAAAGGATTACACACCGGCATCGTTACAGACCTGGAAGACCCCGATGGCGGATTCCGCGTGAAGGTAAAACTGCCGGAGATCTCTGCAGATGAAGAAGGTACCTGGGCAAGAATGGCTTCTTTTTATGCCGGTAATAACCGCACCGCATTTTTCCGGCCGGAGATAGAAGATGAAGTGATCGTAGGTTTCCTGCATGAAGATCCTAATTTCCCGGTGATCCTGGGTTCGCTGCACAGCGCAAAGAACGTATCGCCGGAAGAGCATTCTAATGACAACTTCAGGAAAATAATCTTTACCGCCAGCGAGTTGAAGATGACGTTTGATGATGAAAAGAAATCTTTCACGGTTGAAACACCGGGCGGTAAAAAGATCTCTATAGATGATGATGGAAAGATCATCAAAGTGGAAGATGAAAACGGCAACAAGATGACGATGGAATCTTCCGCTATCAAAATTGAATCAGCAGGCGACCTGGAACTGAAAGCTGCCAAAGAGATTAAACTCACCGCCCCCAATATTACTGTGAAAGCAGACGCAGCATTGGAAGTGGAAGGAGGTGCATCGGCCAAAGTGGGCAGCAGTGGTACCTGCACAATTAAAGGTTCATTAGTGCAGATCAATTAA
- a CDS encoding CIS tube protein: MFDEGTLAKMRIIPCVDASFTEEPGAEPFVVQVNPDTYTLAHSIVYNDAAAQGNSAAQLQFNRITPQQLDFDFLFDGTGVISQGGGLLQIASLFGGGEALVVADEIDKLKQVVLNYSGDIHEPRYVKLSWGSLLFKCRLTSLRIQYKLFKPDGTPLRAVAKCSFRESIEPTRREAEEGNSSPDLTHVRVVKEGDTLPLMTYRIYGDSKYYLEVAKANGLVNFRDLRAGQQIFFPPIEK, translated from the coding sequence ATGTTTGACGAAGGTACACTGGCCAAAATGCGGATCATTCCGTGTGTAGATGCCAGCTTCACAGAAGAACCGGGGGCAGAACCCTTTGTGGTACAGGTGAACCCGGACACCTATACACTGGCGCACAGCATTGTGTACAACGATGCTGCTGCACAGGGTAATAGTGCCGCGCAATTACAGTTCAACCGCATTACACCACAACAGCTGGATTTTGATTTCCTCTTTGATGGCACCGGCGTGATCAGCCAGGGCGGCGGTTTACTGCAGATTGCCAGTTTGTTCGGTGGTGGCGAAGCACTCGTTGTGGCAGATGAAATTGATAAGTTGAAACAAGTGGTGCTGAACTATTCAGGAGATATTCATGAACCCCGTTACGTAAAGCTCTCCTGGGGCTCACTGCTTTTTAAATGCCGCCTTACCAGCCTGCGCATACAATACAAATTATTTAAACCGGACGGCACGCCGCTGCGTGCAGTAGCCAAGTGCAGCTTCCGGGAAAGTATAGAACCCACCCGCAGGGAAGCAGAAGAAGGAAATAGTTCTCCGGACCTTACACACGTACGTGTAGTGAAAGAAGGAGATACGCTGCCGCTGATGACCTATCGTATCTACGGCGATTCCAAATATTACCTGGAAGTAGCCAAAGCCAATGGCCTGGTTAATTTCAGAGATCTGCGGGCAGGTCAGCAGATATTTTTTCCACCGATAGAAAAATAA
- a CDS encoding DUF5908 family protein — protein MPVIIQEIHITAEVGAQPQVQMGAELPPAAPSASQASIVAACVEEVLRIIHEKAER, from the coding sequence ATGCCTGTTATCATCCAGGAAATACACATCACGGCAGAAGTAGGTGCCCAGCCGCAAGTGCAAATGGGCGCGGAATTGCCTCCTGCAGCACCATCCGCATCGCAGGCAAGTATTGTTGCGGCATGTGTGGAAGAAGTGTTGCGCATTATTCATGAAAAAGCAGAACGTTAA
- a CDS encoding phage tail protein: MAFLNFEYPMVGYHFLVLFEIFPQTPVDVRFREVTGLSVSMLTESVKEGGENRFEHKLPTRSSYSDVTLKRGLFNTALLTEWCRQAIENYDFKPVNVLITLQDENHVPVFGWYLINAFPVKWEVTGLHAEQSQIAVETLTLSYNYFKIISPISLAAGIAGSFSASVSL, translated from the coding sequence ATGGCTTTTTTAAATTTTGAATACCCGATGGTAGGGTACCACTTCCTGGTACTGTTTGAGATCTTCCCACAAACGCCGGTAGACGTGCGTTTCAGGGAAGTGACAGGGCTTTCCGTTTCCATGCTCACAGAAAGTGTGAAGGAAGGAGGAGAGAACCGTTTCGAACATAAACTACCCACCCGGTCGTCTTATTCCGATGTAACACTCAAGCGGGGTCTGTTTAACACAGCCCTGCTCACCGAGTGGTGCCGGCAGGCGATCGAGAACTACGATTTTAAACCAGTGAATGTACTGATCACGCTACAGGACGAAAACCACGTTCCGGTTTTCGGATGGTACCTGATCAATGCATTCCCGGTAAAATGGGAAGTAACCGGCCTTCATGCGGAACAAAGCCAGATAGCTGTGGAAACCTTGACGCTGAGTTATAATTACTTCAAGATCATTTCCCCGATATCATTGGCCGCCGGCATTGCAGGCAGTTTTTCCGCAAGCGTGAGCCTTTAA
- a CDS encoding phage tail protein has product MANYPLPKFHFRVEWAGSNIGFTEVSGLDKSLEVIEYRDGASPEYHKIKMPGMQKFSNITLKRGTFKGDNDFYKWLKTVSLNTIERRDITISLLNENHEPVLNWLIKNAWPVKVQSTDLKADGNEVAIETLELAHEGLEVEIP; this is encoded by the coding sequence ATGGCAAATTATCCATTACCTAAATTTCACTTCAGAGTGGAATGGGCTGGTTCGAATATCGGTTTTACAGAAGTAAGCGGTCTGGACAAAAGTCTGGAAGTAATTGAGTATCGCGATGGTGCAAGCCCTGAGTATCACAAGATCAAGATGCCCGGCATGCAAAAGTTCTCCAACATCACCCTCAAACGCGGCACTTTCAAAGGCGATAATGATTTTTATAAATGGTTGAAGACAGTAAGCCTGAATACCATTGAGCGCAGGGACATCACTATTTCCCTGCTCAATGAAAACCATGAGCCCGTATTGAACTGGCTGATCAAAAATGCATGGCCTGTAAAAGTACAGTCCACCGATCTTAAAGCAGATGGCAACGAAGTGGCCATTGAAACACTGGAACTGGCACACGAAGGCCTGGAAGTTGAAATACCCTGA
- a CDS encoding phage tail sheath family protein, producing the protein MPSTFKTPGVYVIEESKFPPSVAQVETAIPAFIGYTEKATRLLLDDLRATPTRITSLLEYETLFGGPQAEDSFEVTLTEDLDADGKLLGMTATAVLLNTVADPRSRHNMYYALQMYFGNGGGPCYIVSVGDYLALGTPPAAPTLTSGLTALATVDEPTLIIFPEGPNMNTAALYYTLQQASLDQCNLLQDRFAIIDLYQNSDTNTNNIDHFRTNGPANNLKYGAAYYPNLVTTLPYKVNEANVVVNHTIITDGVAAAPVLFSLTDTPEKKKTIQYAKVIEAISNITVELPPSSAVAGVYASVDSNRGVWKAPANVGINYITKLAKQLTDDDNGYMNIDPTAGKSVNAIRAFTGKGTLVWGARTLAGNDNEWRYVSVRRFFNMVEESCKKASGQFVFEPNDANTWTKVRAMISNFLTVLWRQGALAGAKPEHAFYVACGIGTTMTALDILEGRMNVEIGMAAVRPAEFIILKFSHKMQES; encoded by the coding sequence ATGCCTTCCACATTCAAGACCCCCGGTGTTTATGTGATAGAGGAATCCAAATTCCCGCCTTCCGTAGCACAAGTGGAGACTGCCATTCCTGCCTTTATCGGGTATACGGAAAAGGCTACCCGGCTTCTTTTAGATGATCTCCGGGCAACACCTACCCGCATCACTTCTCTGCTGGAATATGAAACCCTTTTCGGCGGCCCCCAGGCAGAAGACAGCTTTGAAGTGACCCTCACGGAAGATCTGGACGCCGATGGCAAACTGCTGGGCATGACTGCCACGGCCGTATTGCTGAACACTGTGGCAGATCCCCGTTCCAGGCACAATATGTACTATGCTTTGCAGATGTACTTCGGCAACGGTGGCGGCCCCTGCTACATTGTTTCTGTAGGCGATTACCTGGCACTCGGTACACCACCCGCAGCACCAACGCTGACCAGTGGCCTCACGGCACTGGCAACAGTAGATGAACCTACGCTGATCATCTTCCCCGAAGGACCTAATATGAACACTGCTGCATTGTATTACACCCTGCAACAGGCTTCCCTGGACCAGTGTAATTTGCTGCAGGACAGGTTTGCGATCATTGACCTGTATCAGAACAGTGATACCAATACCAATAACATCGATCACTTCCGTACCAACGGCCCTGCCAATAACCTGAAATATGGCGCTGCTTATTATCCTAACCTCGTTACTACCTTACCTTACAAGGTGAATGAAGCAAACGTGGTAGTGAACCATACCATTATCACAGATGGTGTAGCCGCAGCACCGGTATTGTTCTCCTTAACAGATACACCTGAGAAAAAGAAAACCATCCAGTACGCCAAAGTAATAGAAGCCATTAGTAATATTACCGTGGAACTGCCACCCAGCTCAGCGGTTGCAGGTGTTTATGCAAGCGTGGACTCCAACCGCGGCGTGTGGAAAGCGCCAGCTAACGTAGGCATCAATTACATCACCAAACTGGCTAAACAGTTAACGGACGATGATAACGGTTACATGAACATCGACCCTACTGCAGGTAAATCTGTGAACGCCATCCGCGCATTCACAGGAAAAGGTACACTGGTATGGGGCGCACGTACATTAGCCGGTAATGATAATGAATGGCGTTATGTTTCCGTTCGCCGCTTCTTCAACATGGTAGAAGAAAGTTGTAAGAAAGCAAGCGGCCAGTTTGTGTTTGAACCCAATGATGCAAACACCTGGACGAAAGTACGCGCCATGATCTCTAATTTCCTCACCGTACTCTGGCGCCAGGGCGCATTGGCAGGAGCCAAACCGGAGCATGCATTTTACGTGGCCTGCGGTATCGGTACTACTATGACGGCACTGGACATCCTGGAAGGACGTATGAATGTTGAGATCGGAATGGCAGCTGTTCGCCCCGCAGAATTCATCATTCTGAAGTTCTCTCACAAAATGCAGGAATCATAG
- a CDS encoding DUF4255 domain-containing protein: MIHEALKFISDEVNRYLSLKLGSVTDPRLVLGNVAKLSENDQGGGSNPLSNRAILTLVNIEEDRVSRSPDNYRRVGDAIQYRNPKVFINLYCLFSVNRSNYDVSLEWLNYIIQFFQYRNVFTHGNSPLLHEKIDQLVLDMTSMNLEQLNQLWGVMGGKYYPSVLYKMRLIAIEDDTPEASGDLIREINITEQGIN; this comes from the coding sequence ATGATCCATGAGGCATTAAAGTTTATTTCTGATGAAGTAAACCGATATCTGTCCCTGAAACTTGGTTCTGTTACGGATCCCCGTCTCGTATTGGGAAACGTGGCTAAACTTAGTGAGAATGATCAGGGAGGAGGGAGCAACCCGCTGTCGAACCGCGCAATATTAACACTGGTGAATATTGAAGAAGACCGTGTGTCACGGTCCCCGGATAATTACAGAAGAGTAGGAGATGCAATTCAGTACCGTAACCCCAAGGTGTTCATTAACCTCTACTGCCTGTTCTCCGTGAACAGATCTAATTACGACGTATCGCTCGAATGGCTTAATTACATTATCCAGTTCTTCCAGTACCGCAACGTTTTCACGCATGGCAACAGCCCCTTGCTGCATGAGAAGATAGACCAGCTGGTGTTGGACATGACCAGCATGAACCTGGAACAGCTCAACCAGTTATGGGGTGTGATGGGTGGAAAGTATTACCCCTCGGTATTGTATAAAATGAGACTGATCGCTATCGAAGATGATACGCCGGAAGCCTCAGGCGACCTGATCCGCGAAATTAATATCACAGAGCAAGGCATCAACTGA
- the rsmI gene encoding 16S rRNA (cytidine(1402)-2'-O)-methyltransferase has protein sequence MSKLFLIPSPIGNLADITYRAVKVLETVELILAEDTRTSGVLLKHYGINKPVTPYHQHNEHKVLQHLVQQMQSGKEMALLTDAGTPGVSDPGFLLVRECIRAGVPVECLPGATAFVPALVNSGIPMNRFAFEGFPPLKKGRHTLFTQLATEERALVFYESPHRLVRTLHDFIQYFGAERQCCVSRELTKMFEENKRGTLQEVHDHFAEKGVKGEIVIIVEGFTK, from the coding sequence TTGTCAAAACTCTTCCTCATTCCATCTCCCATCGGTAACCTGGCGGATATCACGTACAGGGCTGTAAAGGTTTTGGAAACGGTGGAATTGATCCTGGCAGAAGATACCCGTACTTCAGGTGTGCTCCTGAAGCACTATGGCATCAACAAGCCTGTAACACCTTATCATCAGCATAATGAGCATAAGGTGTTGCAGCATCTTGTACAACAGATGCAAAGCGGTAAAGAAATGGCCCTGCTCACAGATGCCGGTACTCCCGGTGTTTCTGATCCGGGCTTTTTACTGGTACGGGAATGCATCCGTGCCGGCGTACCGGTAGAATGTTTGCCAGGCGCCACCGCATTTGTCCCTGCATTAGTGAACAGCGGCATCCCCATGAACCGCTTTGCCTTTGAAGGATTTCCCCCGCTTAAAAAAGGCCGCCACACTTTATTCACACAATTAGCTACAGAAGAACGCGCACTCGTTTTCTACGAATCACCTCACCGCCTTGTAAGAACACTGCATGATTTCATCCAGTACTTTGGTGCGGAAAGGCAATGTTGCGTTTCCCGCGAACTCACAAAAATGTTCGAAGAAAATAAACGCGGCACTTTGCAGGAGGTGCATGATCATTTTGCAGAGAAAGGTGTGAAGGGAGAAATTGTAATTATTGTAGAAGGCTTTACTAAATAA
- the purS gene encoding phosphoribosylformylglycinamidine synthase subunit PurS, whose protein sequence is MTFTAHINVMPLKELLDPQGKAVLGGLKNLGLGNVHDVRIGKHITLQIEASSKEEAQHLAENACQKLLANQVMESYEVNIQ, encoded by the coding sequence ATGACATTTACTGCACATATCAACGTGATGCCGCTGAAAGAATTGCTGGACCCTCAGGGCAAAGCTGTATTAGGTGGACTGAAAAACCTGGGCCTCGGAAATGTACATGACGTGCGCATAGGTAAACACATCACGCTTCAGATCGAAGCATCTTCCAAAGAAGAAGCGCAACACCTGGCGGAGAATGCCTGCCAGAAACTGCTCGCTAACCAGGTAATGGAATCTTACGAGGTGAATATCCAATAG